In Fusarium oxysporum Fo47 chromosome VII, complete sequence, the following proteins share a genomic window:
- a CDS encoding ABC-2 type transporter-domain-containing protein, with amino-acid sequence MVSHILVNLRNELGLSTPPCSGFAFRKLTVHGSGPAVEQQDTIWTLLTSLINVKAWIRPKHSKTILQDLDGVVQKGELFLVLGRPGSDCTTFLKTITASVLRYTDKVIYNQEVDEHPPCLTVEQTLEFTVAMRTPRARLPHITRKERIKHVVEVMLSVFGLSHTRNTIVGNVCVRGVSDNSTHGLDAESALHFVCRLRTLSDFTQSANAAAIYQSSQAIVNLFDKMLVLQTSGDFLTAITNPAQSTAKEGHEDLVPRAPEEFEKYWHGSPEYASILEEIEQRPRENSSPPAISSRLGGCCTELHRQSQIVIAIVVGSVFYGTPETSDAFFSHGSVLFFSVLLNALMYITDIHNLYKGRSVVRKQASYVFYRPSAEVLASIIVDIPVKLVVGTYFNIILYFLSGLATTASESFIFFLFVFVTTLAMSMAVAISGCLVLALALLVNQAHEANYPCSHLVPPYPNLTGDSFICPVPGSVAGETFVNGDAWFETSYDYSYSHLWRNLGIILGFLLFFLFTYLLASEHNVNSSTGPDVLVFRRGSLPSTMAQTDLKLKGRVDAERPPVVSSAPLEGVVNEAVPMQVDRETFSLRKVSLDVMTEGHSRRLLDNSCGWVKPDSLTALMGVLGAGKTTLLDALAQRTPSGVIQDEFYVDGRPLPASFKSDVSYAQQQGVHFETSTPLDVPKSEKLNSVEEIIRLLNMDGFADAVVGLPVKRLNVEQRKRLSIGVELAGKPALLLLLDEPTSRLDSQSSEAILALLWKLAAGGLSTLCTINQPSAMLKVAYFGGIGGNSETVLRADAENPAEYLLDAIGNTNIAKLDWPRLWHASAGARVVSIGLERVVESFSTWRQGNGSDVVQARQRGAYSMSLLSQIPGVCVRAFQQYWRSPTHIPSKFMVGVAGLLLIGFSFQPGQSILGVQNAIFSVLMVCAMSSSLVQQIMSKFIVQRTLYEVRERHSNMYSWSVLILANMLVEIPYHVVLGVMTSAIFNYTVFGVRSSEDQGLFLLFFVYFYILAGTFAHMVFTPLPDTTTSGRVVTILLSMMILFAVVFQAPIALPGFCIFMYRVSPMTYLVGGVAVLGLSGDPIVCSHAELAVFQPPTGEICGAYMQPYLEQAALGTLLSPDATASCPYCPLAYVDQVLASSGLGYIRITFNIATLFAFY; translated from the exons ATGGTCTCACACATACTTGTCAACTTGAGGAACGAGCTAGGTCTTTCAACGCCACCGTGTTCCGGCTTTGCCTTCAGGAAGTTGACCGTCCACGGTAGCGGCCCGGCCGTCGAGCAGCAAGACACTATCTGGACGCTGCTAACTTCGCTAATTAATGTCAAGGCTTGGATTCGACCAAAACACAGCAAAACTATTCTACAGGACCTTGATGGGGTCGTGCAAAAGGGAGAACTCTTTCTTGTGCTAGGGCGCCCTGGAAGCGACTGCACAACCTTCCTGAAAACCATTACAG CATCAGTTCTACGGTATACAG ACAAAGTCATCTACAATCAGGAAGTAGACGAACATCCCCCGTGCCTGACAGTTGAACAGACGCTAGAGTTCACCGTTGCCATGCGCACGCCACGAGCCCGTCTTCCACATATAACCCGAAAAGAGCGGATCAAGCACGTGGTGGAAGTCATGCTATCAGTATTTGGCCTATCGCACACTCGCAACACAATTGTAGGAAACGTTTGTGTGCGAGGGGTCTCAG ATAATTCTACCCACGGCCTTGATGCCGAATCCGCCCTACATTTTGTTTGTCGGCTACGTACGCTTTCCGACT TCACCCAATCTGCAAACGCGGCCGCGATATaccaatcttctcaagcGATAGTAAACCTTTTTGACAAGATGTTAGTACT GCAAACGTCAGGAGACTTCCTGACTGCAATCACCAACCCAGCGCAGAGCACAGCGAAGGAAGGACACGAAGATCTCGTGCCAAGGGCCCCTGAAGAATTCGAAAAATATTGGCATGGATCGCCAGAGTATGCTTCTATtctggaagagattgagca GCGACCCAGAGAGAATTCGAGTCCACCCGCCATAAGCTCAAGGCTAGGGGGATGTTGCACAGAGCTACACAGACAGTCTC AAATCGTCATTGCAATTGTTGTGGGATCAGTCTTCTACGGCACTCCAGAAACTTCTGACGCCTTCTTTTCCCACGGATCtgttctcttcttctcggtaCTTCTTAATGCCCTAATGTACATAACAGACATTCACAACCTATACAAGGGACGTTCAGTTGTCCGCAAGCAAGCGTCATATGTCTTCTACCGCCCATCGGCAGAGGTACTTGCGAGCATTATCGTTGATATTCCCGTCAAACTTGTGGTTGGGACATATTTCAACATCATCCTGTACTTCCTATCCGGACTCGCGACGACGGCTTCTGAGTCCtttattttcttccttttcgtCTTCGTGACGACTCTGGCGATGTCTATG GCCGTGGCAATTTCTGGCTGCCTCGTTCTTGCACTG GCATTGCTCGTTAACCAAGCACATGAGGCTAACTATCCCTGTTCTCATTTAGTGCCTCCTTACCCGAACCTAACAGGCGACTCGTTCATTTGCCCGGTTCCTGGTTCTGTGGCCGGGGAGACTTTTGTGAACGGGGATGCTTGGTTCGAGACGAGCTACGACTACAGCTACTCCCATTTATGGCGAAACCTCGGCATCATTCTCGggttcttgctcttcttcctgttCACATATCTGCTGGCATCAGAACATAATGTGAATTCCTCCACTGGCCCGGATGTCCTTGTCTTCCGGCGTGGCAGTCTCCCCAGCACCATGGCACAAACCGACTTGAAGCTCAAGGGTAGAGTCGACGCCGAGCGGCCCCCGGTGGTCAGCAGCGCACCGCTTGAGGGGGTCGTGAACGAAGCAGTGCCAATGCAGGTAGATCGGGAAACGTTCTCATTGAGGAAGGTGAGCCTCGATGTCATGACTGAGGGCCATTCGAGACGGCTGCTGGATAACTCGTGCGGTTGGGTGAAACCCGACTCCCTAACAGCCTTGATGGGCGTGTTAGGGGCCGGAAAAACGACGCTTTTGGACGCACTAGCCCAGAGAACGCCTTCTGGTGTTATACAAGACGAGTTTTACGTGGACGGGAGGCCCCTCCCCGCGTCGTTCAAGAGCGACGTTAGCTATGCCCAGCAGCAAGGCGTGCACTTCGAAACATCTACT CCCCTTGACGTACCGAAGAGCGAGAAGCTTAACTCCGTGGAGGAGATTATACGTCTTCTTAACATGGACGGTTTTGCTGATGCCGTTGTCGGACTGCCAGTCAAAAGGCTCAACGTCGAGCAGCGCAAGCGACTCAGTATTGGCGTCGAGCTTGCTGGCAAGCCAGCCCTGCTCCTGCTTCTCGACGAACCTACTTCAAGACTCGATAGTCAGTCATCCGAGGCGATCCTGGCTCTTCTCTGGAAGTTGGCGGCAGGTGGTTTAAGCACACTGTGCACCATCAATCAGCCGAGCGCGATGCT GAAGGTCGCTTACTTCGGGGGCATTGGAGGGAACTCGGAGACTGTGCTTCGCGCAGATGCCGAGAACCCAGCGGAGTATCTTCTGGATGCTATAGGCAATACAAACATCGCGAAACTCGACTGGCCTCGCCTCTGGCATGCATCCGCGGGAGCCAGGGTAGTGTCAATTGGGCTGGAACGCGTGGTGGAATCTTTCTCCACATGGAGACAAGGAAACGGAAGCGATGTGGTCCAAGCTAGACAGCGTGGCGCCTACTCAATGTCTCTACTATCGCAAATACCGGGCGTCTGTGTTCGCGCCTTCCAGCAATATTGGCGATCACCAACGCACATCCCGAGCAAGTTCATGGTGGGAGTTGCAGGCTTATTATTAATTGGTTTCTCCTTCCAGCCCGGTCAATCCATCCTGGGCGTCCAGAACGCCATCTTCTCAGTCCTCATGGTTTGCGCAATGTCTAGCAGCCTGGTTCAACAG ATCATGTCAAAATTCATCGTTCAGCGAACACTCTACGAAGTCCGTGAGCGACACTCTAACATGTACTCTTGGTCAGTTTTGATCCTCGCCAACATGCTTGTTGAGATACCATACCACGTCGTCCTAGGCGTCATGACCTCTGCAATCTTCAACTATACGGTTTTTGGCGTTCGTTCATCTGAAGATCAAGGACTATTTTTGCTGTTCTTTGTCTACTTCTACATCCTTGCCGGCACGTTCGCACATATGGTGTTTACACCCTTGCCAGACACAACGACATCCGGCCGTGTGGTGACGATCCTGCTCTCGATGATGATCTTATTTGCCGTCGTGTTCCAAGCCCCGATAGCCCTGCCAGGCTTCTGTATTTTCATGTATCGTGTCTCTCCAATGACGTATCTTGTTGGCGGTGTCGCTGTCTTGGGACTTTCAGGGGACCCGATCGTTTGTTCACATGCTGAGCTTGCCGTCTTCCAGCCTCCGACCGGTGAAATTTGTGGGGCATATATGCAGCCATATCTTGAGCAAGCTGCTCTGGGAACGCTACTCAGTCCTGATGCCACTGCTAGCTGCCCTTATTGTCCTCTAGCATATGTCGATCAGGTCTTGGCTAGCTCGG GGCTCGGTTATATTCGCATAACCTTTAATATCGCCACTCTATTTGCATTCTATTAA
- a CDS encoding RGS domain-containing protein: MSLLPEIISNLNSDPSRLNDFIAYLSKNHCLETLQFIQDASRYRACYAEIELWEDLLGTYILSNGDREVNLPCEVRTRLLGLRSSSLPPHPSELDHAIQIVLELMEDSILPGFLKSYESLDQSRGGVVGGWRGLLGRLPRRVSTPTSEGDHEDSVSRSSSSREDDEGTHCTRRFFLKAAPASPRRHLLRPLEELLDHTVCSVRSMKWFKEPPEKDGAAGTEIDTKDKEVSAKLLE, encoded by the exons ATGTCGTTATTACCCGAAATCATCTCTAATTTAAACTCAGACCCTTCGAGATTAAATGATTTTATAGCCTATCTTTCAAAAAATCATTGTCTAGAAACCCTTCAATTCATCCAAGATGCCTCGAGATACCGAGCATGTTACGCAGAGATA GAACTATGGGAAGATCTTCTAGGCACCTATATCCTTTCTAACGGAGATCGCGAGGTCAACCTGCCCTGTGAAGTTAGGACCCGACTTCTTGGGTTGCGTTCTTCTTCATTGCCTCCACATCCATCGGAACTGGATCATGCCATCCAAAttgtccttgagctcatGGAGGACTCGATCCTCCCTGGGTTCCTGAAGTCTTATGAGTCGCTGGATCAATCGAGAGGTGGAGTGGTTGGTGGCTGGAGGGGACTTCTCGGCCGACTTCCACGGAGAGTTTCAACGCCCACATCAGAAGGGGACCACGAGGATTCTGTGTCGCGGTCTTCCAGTTCAAGAGAGGACGATGAGGGCACTCATTGTACACGCCGCTTCTTCTTAAAAGCCGCCCCCGCATCACCTCGCAGGCATCTTCTGCGGCCTCTAGAAGAGTTACTTGACCATACTGTCTGCAGTGTCAGGAGTATGAAATGGTTCAAGGAGCCGCCAGAGAAAGATGGAGCAGCAGGCACTGAGATCGATACCAAAGATAAGGAGGTCAGCGCAAAGCTTCTGGAATAA